In Acetoanaerobium noterae, a single genomic region encodes these proteins:
- a CDS encoding DJ-1/PfpI family protein → MKKVLLLLANGFEAFEASVFADVIGWNKLEGDLNTELLTTGLHEEIKSTVGFSVKRELSISEINVDEFDALAIPGGFEEKGYYDDAFHEDFLNLINKFHESNKIIASICVGALPIAKSGILKNKNATTYGLGQSTRQKQLSDFGVNVIPDQSMVVDGNIITGYNPSASFEVAFYLLELLTSKDNCSKIKALIGFKNN, encoded by the coding sequence ATGAAAAAAGTGTTACTGCTTTTAGCCAATGGCTTTGAAGCTTTTGAAGCTAGTGTGTTTGCTGATGTTATAGGCTGGAACAAACTAGAAGGTGATTTAAATACTGAGCTTTTAACTACTGGACTGCATGAAGAAATAAAATCAACTGTAGGTTTTTCTGTAAAAAGAGAACTAAGTATCAGTGAAATCAATGTAGATGAATTTGATGCTCTTGCAATACCAGGTGGATTTGAAGAAAAAGGCTATTATGATGATGCTTTTCATGAAGATTTTCTAAATCTTATTAATAAATTTCATGAATCAAATAAAATCATAGCTTCAATCTGTGTAGGAGCCCTCCCTATTGCAAAAAGTGGAATTTTAAAAAATAAAAATGCCACAACCTATGGACTAGGTCAAAGCACAAGACAAAAACAGCTTTCTGATTTTGGAGTAAATGTAATACCAGATCAATCTATGGTTGTGGATGGAAACATAATAACTGGCTACAACCCCTCTGCTTCTTTTGAGGTTGCCTTTTATCTTTTAGAACTGCTAACATCCAAAGATAACTGTTCTAAAATCAAAGCTCTTATAGGCTTTAAAAATAACTGA
- a CDS encoding NAD(P)H-dependent oxidoreductase — MKQIKNITILHLNPNNQIKAQLESNYKASYPEAIFEIYDLSEYDIKNCIGCWNCWVKTPGRCVHKDKLSECYFAIINSDICVFSHEVKNGFLSGNSKTCMDRLIPLFHPHIKIVNNEMMHYERYASMPQMHYAYSLAPNEKELAQREINCLEGYFFRCNEHFRAKGMMHQLNADSIISSKDTMTRISPIIPEKMKNMSSPISSSSKIAIYNGSPRSTASNTTLLVEQFKKGLLIEGILEEQIEVHNLSQISKHEEIASKFYDVDYHMFIMPLYVHSMPGIVKHFIDAVESKTSDNKNNISPKVGFFVQSGFKEGYQSFYCRAALETICIHNDWIYSGCGIKGGMEGLRLTPEKANAKIYSAFNELGSYFAKNGYLPSDILDELIKPVHLTKSLKLAFTLLPNKLIQLYWDSQMKKNKVIEQSYAQPYKK, encoded by the coding sequence ATGAAGCAAATAAAAAATATAACCATCCTTCACTTAAATCCTAACAATCAAATCAAAGCTCAATTAGAATCGAATTATAAAGCTTCCTACCCTGAGGCTATTTTTGAAATATATGATTTGTCAGAGTATGATATTAAAAACTGTATAGGTTGCTGGAATTGCTGGGTAAAGACTCCTGGAAGATGCGTTCATAAAGATAAGCTAAGTGAATGCTACTTTGCTATAATAAATAGTGATATCTGTGTGTTTTCTCATGAAGTAAAAAATGGCTTCCTATCTGGAAACTCAAAAACATGTATGGATAGGCTAATCCCATTATTTCATCCTCACATAAAAATAGTAAATAATGAAATGATGCATTATGAACGCTATGCTTCTATGCCTCAAATGCATTACGCCTACAGCCTTGCTCCAAATGAAAAAGAGCTTGCGCAAAGAGAAATCAATTGTTTAGAGGGCTATTTCTTTAGATGCAATGAACATTTCAGAGCTAAAGGAATGATGCACCAGCTAAATGCAGATTCCATAATAAGCTCAAAAGATACAATGACTAGAATAAGTCCAATCATCCCTGAAAAGATGAAAAATATGTCATCTCCTATATCTAGTTCAAGTAAAATTGCTATATACAATGGTTCTCCAAGAAGCACAGCTTCTAATACCACGCTTTTAGTTGAGCAGTTCAAAAAAGGATTACTAATAGAGGGCATCCTTGAAGAGCAAATTGAGGTTCATAACCTAAGCCAAATCTCTAAGCATGAAGAAATTGCATCTAAGTTTTACGATGTGGATTATCATATGTTTATTATGCCTTTATATGTACATAGCATGCCTGGAATAGTAAAGCATTTTATAGATGCTGTAGAATCTAAAACTTCTGATAATAAGAATAACATATCTCCTAAAGTTGGTTTTTTTGTTCAATCTGGCTTCAAGGAAGGCTATCAATCTTTTTATTGCAGAGCAGCACTTGAAACAATTTGTATTCACAACGACTGGATATATAGTGGATGTGGAATCAAAGGAGGGATGGAGGGACTTAGGCTTACTCCAGAAAAAGCAAACGCAAAAATTTATTCTGCTTTTAATGAGCTTGGCTCATATTTTGCCAAAAATGGTTACCTGCCATCTGATATACTGGACGAATTAATCAAGCCAGTGCATCTGACAAAATCTCTTAAGCTTGCTTTTACTCTACTTCCAAATAAGCTAATTCAGCTATACTGGGATAGCCAGATGAAGAAAAACAAAGTAATCGAGCAGTCATATGCTCAGCCATATAAAAAATAA
- a CDS encoding helix-turn-helix domain-containing protein — MDCKKVGQLILKLRNEKGLTQKQVADSLNISNKTVSKWECGMGCPDVTLWTELSEVLGADVLKLLEGELKPNKPDIGKIEKVKFYVCPSCSNILISTGEAAISCCGRKLAMLKPVPQHDEHEVTIQEIDMQHFISIGHPMTKEHYILFIAYVQNERVLLHRLYPEQNAEINLPMMRSRGNLYIYCTEHGLMKYPFKAKR; from the coding sequence ATGGATTGCAAGAAAGTAGGACAATTGATATTAAAGCTTAGAAATGAAAAAGGACTGACTCAAAAGCAAGTAGCAGATAGCTTAAATATAAGTAATAAAACCGTTTCTAAATGGGAATGTGGAATGGGATGTCCAGATGTTACTCTTTGGACAGAATTATCAGAAGTGCTTGGAGCGGATGTTCTTAAGCTTTTAGAAGGAGAACTCAAGCCGAATAAACCTGATATAGGAAAAATTGAAAAAGTAAAATTCTATGTTTGCCCTAGTTGTAGTAATATTTTAATAAGTACTGGAGAAGCGGCAATTTCTTGCTGTGGAAGAAAATTAGCAATGCTAAAACCTGTCCCACAACACGATGAGCATGAAGTAACAATTCAAGAAATTGATATGCAGCATTTTATAAGTATAGGCCATCCAATGACTAAGGAGCATTATATTTTATTTATTGCATATGTTCAAAATGAAAGAGTGCTCCTTCATAGACTATATCCTGAGCAAAATGCAGAAATTAATCTTCCTATGATGAGAAGTAGAGGAAATCTCTACATCTACTGTACAGAGCATGGACTAATGAAATATCCATTTAAAGCAAAGAGATAA
- a CDS encoding GIY-YIG nuclease family protein: protein MDMNRKKQLMEDYKNRHPEMGIIAFKCGETGEIFLGISKDTKADYNSNRFKLLTQTHPNKRMKELWKKYGESNFEFSVVKILKYEDPQKDYTDKLEAMLEECLDSIENSSIIWK, encoded by the coding sequence ATGGATATGAATAGAAAAAAACAACTTATGGAAGATTATAAAAATAGACATCCAGAGATGGGAATAATAGCTTTTAAGTGTGGAGAAACAGGTGAGATTTTTTTAGGAATTTCTAAAGATACTAAAGCAGACTATAATAGCAATAGATTTAAGCTTTTGACTCAAACGCATCCGAACAAGAGAATGAAAGAGCTTTGGAAGAAGTATGGAGAAAGTAATTTTGAGTTTAGTGTAGTTAAAATTCTAAAGTATGAAGACCCACAAAAGGACTATACTGATAAGCTTGAAGCTATGCTAGAGGAATGTTTAGATAGTATTGAAAACAGTAGCATAATTTGGAAATGA
- a CDS encoding zinc ribbon domain-containing protein YjdM, translating to MLPNCPKCNSSYTYEMDNMFVCPECAHEWSALDSTDGDVSVSVKDANGNELKDGDSITIIKDLKVKGSSAPLKQGTKVKNIRLIDDGIHNIDCKIDGFGAMKLKSEFVKKL from the coding sequence ATGTTACCAAATTGCCCAAAATGTAATTCTAGCTACACCTATGAAATGGATAATATGTTTGTATGTCCTGAATGTGCTCATGAATGGAGTGCTTTAGACTCTACTGATGGAGATGTATCAGTAAGCGTTAAGGATGCAAACGGAAATGAACTAAAAGACGGAGATTCTATCACTATAATAAAGGATTTGAAGGTTAAAGGAAGCTCGGCTCCTTTAAAGCAAGGTACTAAAGTGAAAAATATAAGGCTCATAGATGATGGAATACACAATATAGATTGTAAAATAGATGGATTTGGAGCTATGAAGCTAAAATCAGAGTTTGTTAAAAAACTCTAG
- the msrB gene encoding peptide-methionine (R)-S-oxide reductase MsrB, with the protein MSDYSKWEKSKASKDLKELTDIQYQVTQKEATERPFSNEFWDFNEDGIYVDIVSGEPLFSSKDKFDAGCGWPSFTKPIDEHFIISKKDFKLLIPRTEVRSRYADSHLGHVFPDGPLPTGLRYCINSASLKFIPKADMIKEGYEDYIDK; encoded by the coding sequence ATGAGTGATTATTCTAAATGGGAAAAATCAAAAGCATCTAAAGATTTAAAGGAATTGACAGATATACAGTATCAGGTAACCCAAAAAGAAGCGACAGAAAGACCTTTTTCTAATGAATTTTGGGACTTTAATGAGGATGGGATTTATGTGGATATAGTATCTGGTGAGCCATTATTTTCATCAAAGGATAAATTTGATGCAGGTTGTGGATGGCCAAGCTTTACAAAGCCTATAGATGAACATTTTATAATCAGCAAAAAAGATTTTAAGCTTCTTATTCCAAGAACTGAAGTAAGAAGCAGATATGCAGACTCTCATTTAGGACACGTATTTCCAGATGGACCGTTGCCTACGGGGCTTAGATACTGCATAAATTCAGCATCTCTTAAATTCATACCTAAAGCAGATATGATAAAAGAAGGGTATGAGGATTATATAGATAAATAG
- the abc-f gene encoding ribosomal protection-like ABC-F family protein, with protein MLLIELKNIKKYYGIRLILDIPEIKLYSGDCIGIVGANGSGKTTLLDLMAKNLEPDEGTVNLYDKSGYVSQLKHSLEKAISSKWASKLSIPDKWSDTMSGGEKTKFKLALELEKNYPLMFADEPTTNVDIESISVIEEMFKAYKGTLIVISHDRSFLDKLCTQIIEVEDSKVKIYKGNYSDYKAQKEHQKLRAEFEHEEYIKEKKRLESVMSQTKQKSLSIKKAPKRMGNSEARLHKMGGQKQKAKLDKIAKSVKTRIEHLEIKEKPKTQSKIHFDIQGSEKSHSKILIEAKKLNKSFAGRVIFKDAEFAIENGTKTAIVGANGSGKTTLINMILERDEQIKVSKTAKIGYFNQELKILKPELSIIENVMENSIYKEDFARLLLARLLFRGESVYKKAKVLSGGELVKVSFAKILLEDINMLILDEPTNYLDISSLEVIEEALIDYDKALLFVSHDRKFISSVANQIIAIEDKKLKLYRGGYEEYLYPINKVSNKEKNKVEEEIILKNRMAEVIGRLSTQISIEDKARLDLEYNEILNKLRALG; from the coding sequence ATGCTGTTAATTGAGTTAAAAAATATAAAAAAATATTATGGAATTAGATTAATCTTGGATATACCTGAGATTAAGCTATATTCTGGAGACTGTATAGGAATAGTAGGAGCCAATGGTTCTGGTAAAACCACGCTTTTAGATTTGATGGCAAAAAATCTAGAGCCTGATGAAGGAACTGTAAATTTATATGATAAATCAGGGTATGTTTCTCAGCTTAAGCATTCTTTAGAAAAAGCCATAAGCTCAAAATGGGCGTCAAAATTATCAATACCAGATAAATGGTCAGATACTATGAGCGGAGGAGAAAAAACTAAATTCAAGCTTGCACTTGAACTAGAAAAAAATTATCCGCTTATGTTTGCCGATGAGCCTACAACTAATGTTGACATAGAAAGCATTTCAGTTATTGAAGAGATGTTTAAAGCATATAAGGGAACTTTAATTGTCATATCACATGACAGAAGTTTTTTGGACAAGCTTTGCACTCAGATTATAGAAGTCGAGGACAGTAAAGTTAAAATTTATAAGGGAAACTATTCTGATTATAAAGCACAAAAAGAGCATCAAAAGCTTCGAGCAGAGTTTGAACATGAAGAGTATATCAAGGAGAAAAAAAGGCTAGAGTCAGTAATGAGTCAGACAAAGCAAAAATCTCTTAGTATCAAAAAAGCACCTAAAAGAATGGGTAATTCCGAAGCTAGGCTACACAAAATGGGAGGGCAAAAGCAAAAAGCTAAGCTCGATAAGATTGCAAAGAGCGTTAAAACTAGGATAGAGCATCTAGAAATCAAGGAAAAACCCAAAACTCAGTCGAAAATACATTTTGATATACAAGGCTCAGAAAAATCTCACAGTAAAATCTTGATAGAAGCTAAAAAGCTCAATAAATCCTTTGCAGGTAGAGTGATTTTTAAAGATGCTGAGTTTGCAATAGAAAATGGAACTAAAACAGCAATAGTAGGAGCAAATGGCTCAGGAAAAACCACTCTTATTAACATGATATTAGAAAGAGATGAGCAAATAAAAGTGTCTAAAACTGCTAAAATCGGTTATTTTAATCAAGAGCTTAAAATTTTAAAGCCTGAGTTAAGTATAATAGAAAACGTCATGGAAAATAGCATCTATAAGGAGGATTTTGCAAGACTGTTACTAGCAAGACTACTATTTAGAGGAGAATCAGTATATAAAAAAGCCAAGGTACTAAGTGGCGGAGAGCTAGTCAAGGTGTCATTTGCGAAAATACTGCTAGAGGATATCAACATGCTCATTTTGGATGAGCCAACTAATTACTTGGATATAAGTAGCCTAGAAGTCATAGAAGAAGCATTAATAGATTACGATAAAGCACTTTTATTCGTATCTCACGATAGGAAATTTATCAGTTCGGTAGCAAATCAAATAATAGCTATAGAAGATAAGAAGCTGAAGCTGTATAGAGGTGGTTATGAGGAGTATTTATATCCTATAAATAAAGTAAGTAATAAAGAAAAAAATAAAGTAGAAGAAGAAATAATATTGAAGAATCGTATGGCAGAGGTTATAGGAAGATTATCAACTCAGATAAGCATAGAAGATAAAGCAAGGTTAGATTTAGAATATAATGAAATTTTAAATAAGCTTAGAGCACTTGGGTAA
- a CDS encoding polysaccharide deacetylase family protein: MRQKIMNSFMKITSLWIVAVVLVAFLPYSQVYAQTKVLTRGNPNLPYMSLTFDDGGSVENVKSVLETLDRYEVHASFFFLGSFIEQNPELMKAIADKGHDVGNHSYSHPYFTKISYSKIISELSSSANAFKKATGYDMKPYVRPPYGAKNNTVLNAISDAGYTHTVLWNVDTNDWKKKSSDEIANHVLKNAGNGNIVLMHTIPNSNSAKALPKIIEGLQSSGYKLVSISELLEASQYTAPKLGVDEISEVEFLNNLLYAKTGSFLSTTEDIKKSATELGLIEGTSNISFSKAYTKEEMIAMIKKLYPLNSDIDKKFANVEFKKSNLEQIIKLLKEQS, translated from the coding sequence ATGAGACAAAAGATAATGAATTCTTTTATGAAAATAACTAGTTTATGGATTGTAGCTGTAGTATTAGTAGCCTTTTTACCTTATTCTCAAGTATATGCACAGACAAAGGTATTAACTAGAGGAAATCCAAATTTGCCATATATGAGCCTTACTTTTGATGATGGAGGTTCAGTGGAAAATGTAAAATCTGTTTTAGAGACTTTAGATAGATATGAAGTCCATGCAAGTTTCTTCTTTTTGGGAAGCTTTATAGAGCAAAATCCCGAGCTTATGAAGGCAATTGCAGATAAAGGTCATGATGTAGGGAACCACAGCTATTCTCATCCTTATTTTACAAAGATTTCTTATAGCAAAATTATTAGCGAGCTCTCAAGTAGTGCGAATGCTTTTAAAAAAGCTACAGGCTATGATATGAAACCCTATGTGAGACCCCCTTATGGAGCTAAAAATAATACTGTACTAAATGCTATATCTGATGCAGGCTATACTCATACTGTTCTTTGGAATGTGGATACAAATGATTGGAAGAAAAAATCCTCAGACGAAATAGCAAATCATGTACTAAAAAATGCAGGAAATGGCAATATAGTGCTAATGCACACTATACCAAATTCGAACTCAGCAAAAGCCCTTCCTAAAATAATAGAAGGTTTGCAAAGCAGTGGCTATAAGCTAGTTAGTATATCTGAATTACTAGAAGCTTCACAATATACAGCTCCAAAGCTAGGGGTAGATGAAATTTCAGAAGTAGAGTTTTTAAACAATCTTCTTTATGCAAAAACAGGAAGCTTTCTCAGTACAACTGAGGATATTAAAAAATCCGCTACTGAATTGGGCCTAATAGAAGGTACTTCAAATATAAGCTTTAGTAAAGCATACACAAAGGAAGAAATGATAGCTATGATTAAGAAACTCTATCCTTTGAACTCTGATATAGACAAGAAATTTGCTAATGTTGAATTTAAAAAGTCGAATCTAGAACAAATAATTAAGCTTTTAAAAGAGCAAAGTTGA
- a CDS encoding nitroreductase family protein, with protein sequence MNINFSIEEAATKRYSVRNYQEREIEAEKLELIKSFIDSLENPFGSKINFHYLDSKGMKNEEKLGTYGVIKGAKQYIGTTITLEGQALEALGYEFEALVLYLANLGLGTCWLGGTFDRAGFAEAMKVKEGDIFPIITPYGYPADHKHEIEIEMRKMIQADQRKEWSELFFNENFSSPITKEEAKDMAFALEMVRLGPSASNKQPWRIVLKDGNWHFFEYKEPGYSDRFSYDIQRVDMGIAAAHFDFAVKDKNINGHFEISNAPEVELPENVQYSFSWIRD encoded by the coding sequence ATGAATATCAATTTTTCAATTGAAGAAGCAGCTACTAAAAGATACAGTGTAAGAAATTATCAGGAAAGGGAAATTGAAGCAGAAAAGCTAGAGCTTATAAAATCATTTATAGATTCTCTAGAAAATCCTTTTGGCAGTAAGATAAATTTTCATTATTTAGACAGTAAGGGTATGAAAAACGAAGAGAAACTTGGTACTTATGGCGTTATAAAAGGTGCAAAGCAATATATAGGAACGACTATTACTCTTGAAGGGCAAGCTCTTGAGGCTCTTGGATATGAATTTGAAGCCTTAGTGCTATATCTAGCTAATCTTGGACTAGGAACCTGCTGGCTAGGTGGTACATTCGACCGCGCTGGCTTTGCTGAGGCAATGAAAGTAAAAGAAGGAGATATCTTCCCAATAATAACTCCATACGGATATCCAGCTGACCACAAGCATGAAATAGAAATTGAGATGAGAAAAATGATTCAAGCCGATCAGCGTAAAGAGTGGTCTGAGCTATTTTTTAATGAAAACTTCAGCTCTCCTATTACTAAAGAAGAAGCAAAAGACATGGCTTTTGCTCTTGAAATGGTTCGCCTAGGACCATCTGCATCAAATAAACAGCCTTGGAGAATTGTTCTTAAAGATGGTAACTGGCATTTCTTTGAATATAAAGAGCCTGGATATAGTGATAGATTCAGCTATGATATACAAAGAGTTGATATGGGAATTGCAGCTGCTCATTTTGATTTTGCTGTAAAAGATAAAAATATCAATGGCCATTTTGAAATTAGCAATGCTCCTGAAGTAGAGCTTCCAGAAAATGTTCAGTATTCATTTTCTTGGATTAGAGACTAA
- a CDS encoding DUF4386 family protein: MKKHSDVDFRPLFKLTEYLIIIMLLIIPIQIIVFSIALPPDSVVGFFELFRENAFLGLLSLDFLYLINNTIMIVLYLSLFIALYREKPVTSLIAFVIGLTGVVCYYGSNPSFEIMTLSKKFFEARMSDQIIYIAAGEALLAGYSGTSFNVYYVLNTICLLLFAYILIKSPIFKKTLGYWALASGFFMIIPSSVGMIGLIFSLLSLIPWMVFIGLLRLEYKNKLSL, from the coding sequence ATGAAAAAGCATTCAGATGTAGATTTCAGACCTTTATTTAAACTAACTGAGTATCTTATTATTATAATGCTGCTGATTATTCCTATTCAAATCATAGTATTTAGCATTGCTCTTCCTCCAGATAGTGTCGTGGGATTTTTTGAATTATTTAGAGAGAATGCTTTTTTAGGTTTATTAAGCTTAGATTTTCTTTACTTAATTAATAATACAATTATGATAGTGCTGTATCTGTCACTTTTTATTGCTTTATATAGAGAAAAACCAGTTACTTCTCTGATTGCATTTGTTATAGGCCTAACGGGAGTTGTTTGCTACTATGGTTCAAACCCATCATTTGAGATTATGACTCTAAGTAAAAAATTCTTTGAAGCGAGAATGAGTGACCAGATTATATATATTGCTGCAGGAGAAGCATTATTGGCTGGATATTCAGGGACTTCATTTAATGTATATTATGTACTTAATACTATATGTCTTTTGCTATTTGCCTACATATTAATAAAGAGCCCAATATTCAAAAAAACTTTAGGATACTGGGCTCTTGCTTCAGGTTTCTTTATGATTATTCCATCATCTGTTGGAATGATAGGTCTAATATTTTCACTACTTTCTTTAATTCCGTGGATGGTATTTATAGGGCTACTTAGACTAGAATATAAAAATAAACTTAGTCTCTAA
- a CDS encoding FecCD family ABC transporter permease, with product MIEPNIIRKQRRTLAILLVLTVATAITGMAMGYGALSFDRLIPTLIGQGSFKESFILFSVRLPRIVITLLAGMALALSGCILQSITRNDLADPGIIGINSGAGVGIAIYFLFFPINTTSFIYILPLVAFCSALLTVLIIYIFSYKKNEGIQTTRFVLVGVGLSMALSGLMVVIISSTEQIKVEFIAKWLSGNIWGADWPFVLAILPWLVVLIPFTLYKANRLNILRLSEHVAIGVGISVEKERLSMLLASVALVASAVSVTGGISFVGLMAPHIARSLVGPRNQLYTPIALVLGGWMLLFADTIGRNIVQPEGISAGIMVSLIGAPYFIYLLAKK from the coding sequence ATGATTGAACCAAATATAATAAGGAAACAACGGCGCACACTGGCTATTTTGTTAGTACTTACAGTAGCTACAGCTATTACTGGAATGGCAATGGGCTACGGAGCCTTGTCTTTTGATAGGCTTATTCCTACTTTGATTGGACAGGGGAGCTTCAAAGAAAGCTTTATACTTTTTTCAGTTAGACTTCCTAGAATAGTTATAACTTTATTAGCAGGTATGGCTCTGGCTTTATCGGGGTGCATACTTCAGAGCATAACTAGAAATGATTTAGCAGATCCTGGTATTATAGGAATCAACTCTGGAGCAGGAGTTGGAATAGCCATTTATTTCTTGTTTTTTCCTATTAATACGACTTCTTTTATATACATATTGCCTTTGGTGGCTTTTTGCAGTGCACTTCTTACTGTGCTTATAATCTATATATTTTCATATAAAAAAAATGAAGGAATTCAAACTACAAGATTTGTATTGGTTGGAGTAGGTCTATCTATGGCTCTGTCGGGCCTTATGGTTGTTATTATTTCATCTACAGAGCAAATCAAGGTAGAGTTTATTGCAAAATGGCTATCAGGTAATATTTGGGGTGCAGACTGGCCCTTTGTCTTAGCAATATTACCATGGTTAGTTGTGCTTATTCCATTTACTCTATACAAAGCAAACAGATTAAATATTTTGAGATTAAGCGAGCATGTGGCTATTGGAGTAGGGATATCAGTAGAAAAGGAACGACTTTCGATGCTGCTTGCTTCAGTTGCGCTTGTTGCATCAGCAGTTTCTGTGACAGGAGGAATATCCTTTGTAGGGCTCATGGCTCCACATATTGCAAGAAGCTTGGTGGGACCTAGAAATCAGCTTTATACTCCTATTGCTCTTGTGCTTGGAGGCTGGATGCTTTTATTTGCAGACACTATTGGAAGAAATATAGTTCAGCCTGAAGGCATATCAGCAGGGATAATGGTTTCTCTTATAGGAGCGCCATATTTTATTTATCTACTTGCAAAAAAATAA
- a CDS encoding FecCD family ABC transporter permease, producing the protein MVEREQNMNFALKLITAFFILIGMFTASMVFGAADISLEELSKALFTRQVTDKILIIREIRLPREIAAIFVGSALAVSGAIMQGITKNPLADPGLLGLSAGANAALAFTIAFVPRANYFTILIACIIGAAMGVFMVFGISFMKRGGFSAFRIVLAGAAVSTFLFAVAQGIGIYFKISKDVSMWTSGAMIGTTWTQLKVIIPFITAGIVTAMLLARQLTILSLSEEVALGLGQNTTKVKMILFVVIVLLAGSSVALVGNMAFVGLMVPHMVRFIVGSDYRYIIPMSAVAGAILMLFADTLGRTINAPYETSVSAIIAIIGLPFFLFIVNKGGKAFS; encoded by the coding sequence ATGGTTGAAAGAGAACAGAATATGAATTTCGCTCTTAAGCTTATTACGGCGTTTTTTATTTTGATAGGAATGTTTACAGCCTCTATGGTTTTTGGAGCAGCAGATATTTCGCTAGAGGAGCTTTCAAAAGCACTTTTTACTAGGCAGGTCACTGACAAGATATTAATAATAAGAGAAATAAGACTTCCAAGAGAGATAGCTGCAATTTTTGTAGGCTCAGCTCTTGCAGTGTCAGGAGCTATAATGCAAGGAATCACTAAAAATCCTCTAGCAGATCCAGGACTTCTCGGACTTTCTGCTGGAGCAAATGCCGCCCTTGCCTTTACTATAGCTTTTGTTCCTAGAGCAAATTATTTTACCATCCTTATAGCGTGTATTATTGGCGCGGCTATGGGAGTTTTTATGGTTTTTGGAATTAGCTTTATGAAAAGAGGAGGGTTTTCTGCATTTAGAATAGTTCTAGCAGGGGCAGCTGTATCGACATTTTTATTTGCTGTAGCTCAGGGAATAGGCATATATTTCAAAATTTCAAAAGATGTTTCTATGTGGACTTCAGGAGCTATGATTGGGACTACATGGACTCAGCTTAAAGTAATCATTCCGTTTATAACAGCTGGAATAGTTACGGCGATGCTTTTAGCTAGGCAGCTTACGATACTTAGTCTAAGTGAAGAGGTTGCTCTTGGATTAGGTCAAAACACTACTAAGGTTAAGATGATTTTATTTGTAGTAATTGTTTTGCTTGCTGGCTCATCAGTAGCATTAGTGGGAAATATGGCTTTTGTTGGACTCATGGTTCCTCATATGGTCAGATTCATTGTAGGCAGTGATTACAGGTATATAATTCCAATGTCAGCTGTAGCTGGAGCCATACTGATGCTCTTTGCAGACACTCTTGGGAGGACTATAAATGCTCCATATGAAACATCTGTATCGGCTATTATTGCAATTATTGGGTTGCCCTTCTTCTTATTTATTGTAAATAAAGGGGGTAAGGCATTTTCATGA